Within Lolium rigidum isolate FL_2022 chromosome 5, APGP_CSIRO_Lrig_0.1, whole genome shotgun sequence, the genomic segment CCAAGGCTAACAAACTTCTAGCATGTCCAACAAAGTCACTGCACATGGATGCACAAATATGTACGTGTCAGTGCATGCACATGAGTTTCCATGCACTAATATCTTAATTTGGTGTAAGATGTATCCATCATACCTGATACAGCTATATTTGTACATGAATGCTCGTACATATATGCATATCAGCTGTGCTGCATGTGTTTGAGAGGAGCAACGAATTGATGAAGCAGCTTATTTTGTCTCGTTCCTTGTGTTTAGACAATGTATgtcttcttttttacttttcataTTCTCCCATGCAAGACTTGACTACAACTTCTGACTGATGTAATAtgtaatgaaaagaaaagaaatatgtATATCAcgaaaaggatttttcaagaggGATCTGTTGACTTGGTCAAACTTCCAAAAGCTTGACCACACATCCCATGGGGATACACATTTCAGAATGGGGATAGTAGGTTCGAGACGAGAGAACTTCCAAACAAAGAAAAGGGAAAGCTACAGGCTTTGAGGTTAGGTTGAACGCCTAGCTCATGGCTCAACTAATTAGTCATGGCTCACATCGTCATATATATAGGGGACCAGTACTGCAAGAGTTTGGTCACTTGTAAGCTATACTAGTAGGAAGTACTTTAAACCATATATCATATACTCTAATTACTCCGTAACTATTATGTTTGTGCAGAAGTGTATAGTGGACCAGAACAAGAAGCTCTACAGAAGCTACATAGATGGATGTATGCATTGGTTCTAAAATTGACTAAACCAGAAAGGTAGGTTGGATGAAAAGCTCGCAGTGACCCGTGATAAACTACTGTGGTTTGAGCAAATCAGTCTATTTGCCAATCTCTGCCAGTACAGGCCCTGTGAGGGTTATATTGGCCCAAATCAAACTGAATGCACGTACGGGCTCCAGATGTATTAGACATAAATAAAGGACAATCATTGTACATATAGTAGTAACCATGACACACATTAGACACATTAACCAAACTTTAGACTGGCTGATGTTCACTGAACTGATCGCACTTTAACTTTTGGGTACTCGTACACAATTGAATTCTTCTTTTTGACTCTCTTTTTTACTTCCTCCCCAACAAAATTTAAGAAAGTGACATCTCCGGCAGGTATACTACATTCGGCAGTGCAAATAGTACTGGTTGTCCAGTGGCTGTCATTATGCTCCTTAACTAAACCTTTTTAGTTTTTCTTCCAAGTTTCATGCATTTCAATCTCTAAGCAAAATGAACTTATTGGCCAGCTGGCACCATCATATGCATATTCTCTAACCATGTGTACTGAAAAGAAACAAAATATGCATGATTAGAGAATATAGAGCTATATTTTTTCCCCGGAGATTGAATATGGCTTTATATGCATAACATACCAATGCAGGTCCAAATTCCCCTTTTTACGTTATTGAGACATGCATGGTGCAATGCAATTCCTTAATTCCACTCATGTTGAATTCGTTTCAAAGCAAATCAGAGCTAGCCTTTTCGATCTGCATTAAAGAATCCACTTTTTTCTTCATTATCCCTGTTTCAAAGACTAACTAACTTGGACAGCTCATCATCCTAGCTGCAATAGTAGTCCATTTCTtcattttttctatttattttgtgaTTAGATAGATCATCAAACAGAATCATAAATAGATCTGTTTCATGCAGGTTGATAATGCAAAGAAACTGGAAGCTAGGAAGACTGAAGCAGAATCTGCAAGAGAATCTCCACAACGAAAGCATATGACAGCAATAAGAAATTAGATAGAGCACAGGTACTGActaaaaaaaaaatgaattgtATGAATAGTAAGCCAAACATAATCAACAATTTTTAGGTTCACCAACTAGGCAACCTTGGCAGATTATGTCAAACAGTGCGGCTGCTGTCTTACCTGGAACTACAGAAAAAGAGACATGTACATAACACCTGGATAGAGAAGTCGCCGTCCTCTTAGAAATCTGAATCTACCCCTGATATCTATGTCTATGTTCTTCAATCTTGCATCAGCAATAGAATTGTTCGGACTTCGGAGATAGCTGAAAAAAGGCCTGTGTGTTTCTGTTCTACTCTAAATAAAAGACTTTTGTCTGATGATTTACATGTCACTTGTAGTAGCTGTCAACTTCTGTCAATGCAATCAGAGGTAAGATAATCAACAGCCAATTCCTAAGAATTTTCAAAATATAATTCCAGGAAAATATTTACACAGTGAAGTGTATAATATTTCTTTGTACATCATTATTTCTCACTTCCAGAAGATGCTGGTCGGCATTGAAAACAAAAGCTCTTTGTCTCTTATTTTCATTCAGATTCGAGACTTTACAGGCCACCGCAATTAATCGACTAGCCAGGACAGGAATTCATCATCTACAGTTTGTGAAGTATCTATGAGAGGCTCGCAAGTTCTTGAAGGAAACAAGAATAAAAAGTGGGGCCATATtaagaaaaataatacaaatatTAAATAAGGTGTCACAAAAGAAATTAGGGCGAAGAAAAGTTAAACTGTATGCCTGTCTTCGCCTTGTCATGGTCAAACTGTTTTAGGATGTGGCAGTAATTCATCTGGAAAAGAGGGTAAACACTTATTCAGTAAAAGCAACTCGTATTTTTTATATCCTTAAGAAAATAATGTAATTTCACAAGTTACTTCAATGATGCAGATGAGGGATGACAATGACAAACCTCTATGCGAAACAGTCTGGTTGGCACAACTACACCAAATCCTGCAGAACTCCTGAACGTTTTTAGGAACTCGGTAAGGGGAAATTTTCTGATATCACGCTCTGTGAGCTTAGCATGATTGCCAGCTGAGAAAAATGCATGGCCATGAATACCAAGCTCCCTGAGCGGCTTCagaggtatatcaaatgacagatCAGCAAAGGCTGTGAGTGCTATGTCACCACCCACTGCATCTAGCTCAGGGGAGATGGAAGAATCATTCTCAGAATTCTTGGGGGCACAGGTTTGCGATCCTGTCGTTCCCAGCCCTCTAGACTTGAAGCCCAGTAGTGATGATGGCCCACCCAAGCGGCAAACAAGAGACTTATTGCCGCCCAAGTAGAAACGTTCTGGAAGTGGTGAGATAGAGCCTGTTGATCCTCTTGCTAATGGATGGATGATCCCTGCAGCCACTCCGGCATTCAGAGCACCATTCCAAACACCCAGCGGCATAGATACCCGAAGATCAAATTCCTGATACAGGATGAATAAAAATGAGTTATGCTAACAAGAAATGAATAGGTATGTTTTATGCTACTTCTagatgtttccacttgaataggtTCAGATGgtaaatattttatttttcactGATGTATATCACATTATATTCTAGAAAATAAAGATGTAGACTATGTCATTCAAAGTCAAAGTTGCTGATTTGTCAAGTAGGGGCAGAGATTGAAATGAAAGTATGAGAATCTGCATCCTGAAATTGTATAAAGTAAGACTACAAACATGAAGATTTTCAGCATACCTGTCTAACAAAGCGTGCGCTTTTGCTGTCAGGGGCAAGACCTCCAACCTGAGAAGATGAAAGAAAAGCGAATCCACGTGTCGGTCTTGTCCTTGAATCTCTCTGGTCAATTTTGTATGTATATTTCATAGAGGATAGTAAGCTATGCTCCAACTGCTCCCTTATGGAACTGGATGACATCCGCGCTGGGTCAGTTATAGTTCTCCATGAGAGATTGTAAGCAATGTTATGGTTCATCGTGGAGAGCAAACCAACAGAAACACCCATCAGGTGTTCTTTGATTGAGGACTTTAACCAGTCCTCGGAGAGAAATGACACTCGAGCCACCAATGGAGTTGGTATTGCTCCAATTCTTGGTATTGTTGCCCCAACACCGAGCTCCATTGTCTGATCTAGACCAAGAGTACCAGATGCATCCCAGGTCTCGCAGTATCCAAATAGATTCTTGAACCTCAGTGAACCATCAACTGAGCATGATCTAGTCTgcttaaaggaaaaaaaaaaaaaaaaagtggatgACATGAGTGACTTTGGAGAATCCATTGGAATAGTACATCCAGTAATAACCACCATGGCATTCTTTACCAGAAGGTATTATCAAGCTTGATTGTTGTGTTGCTAAGAGAACCTAtaatttggttgaagaaaagcaAGAGGAAACTAATACAGTATAAAACTATGAAATGTTAGCAAAACTACTGTACAAAACCAGAGAACGGATGTAACAGGTTGATGCAAGAACAATCATAGTCCATTCCGCAGTGCAAAATAAGAGAATATATTTCTCCAGACTTTTGAGACAAACGACATCTGCAGACACCTAAATTTGCCTCAATCCTTTCCATCATCCAAGACATTGCATATAACTTCTGCATAAAGGCTACTGTACATACGAAGGCAAGCATTCTCTAATCGTTGTGAAAGAACAAGGGATAAACAAAAACCAGTTTAAAGTACTATAAGCAGTACTCCATTCTCTAATGTTGTAGCTGAATGCCTGAATTGGGTATTAGATTCTAGTCCTTAATTTGAAGCTAGAATGTGTGGTCTAATcttaataattgaagcaatcgcAATACGAATGTGCAAGTGAGCTCAGTTCTACAAAAGGAAGACGGTTTTGGCTGAGATCGGTGTGGACCTCCGTGTTGGCGAAGATACCGAGTCCGCCGGCAGCGGCGCCTCGAGCCTCGGTAACATCGAcaaggacgacgacgacaccgCCTCTCCCGTCGGCAGGGACCCCTGGCGGCGCGGCGTCGAGGGTGATGGAGACGGATTCGAAGGCGCCGAGGCGACGGAGCCGCTCGCCGGCCGCTGCGGCGGCGCGCAGGAGCTCCGGCACGGTGGCGGCGCGCGAGAGGTCCGaccccaccgccgcctccgccgcggcgCGGCGCGTGCGGGCGCAGCCCCGGATCGCGACGTCGTGCACCCGGATCCGGACCTCGTCCGCCGTGAGCCGACGAAGAACGGCCTCGAGGCGATCCTCCTCGCTGCCAGCTGAGAGTGGCGGGGAGGGCTCATCATCGTCTTCATCGCCGTCGaattcatcatcctcctcctcgtcgttgtcgTAGTGCTCCTCGAGGTAGTTGGATGTGGTAGCCATTGGAGGAAGGGAGAAGAACAAAGCTAGGGATCACTCACGCTTGTCAACTGAAGCAAAGGACAAAAATGTCTAATCCAACCTGGACTGATTGGCAATTTGGCATTCCGTTTCTTTTTCACTTATTCCTGTTCTACAAAGTTGCaacagttttgaaaaaaaaatcatgggTGTAGTGTATCTACACTAACAAGATTTGGTGCAAACATATGGGACTGATTGGTTGTCAACAAATTTTTTaggtttctgcccatttcatgcaaATTGGTTCAACAGCTACCGTTGAGTGAAAAATTAACTTAGATTAGAATTGGCACTATGTTTAGATGCCAACAATTTTACATGAGCTCGAGTGAAGACACGAGAAGCACTTCGTTTGGTAGGCTATTTTGTGCTCAGAAGAAACATATCAGTATGTTTGCTTGTGTGTGAAACGAGGAATGTGATCACCTCTTTCCCAAACGGTGAGGATACCACCTCTTTTCAGCATCAAGCATACATTCTACCACATACCATACAGTATCCAGCACGACATACCACACAAATCTACAAAGCACGACAATATTCAAAATAGCATAGCAGACATAGTTCGACAGACATCAAACATTGTTCACCACTGAATTAAACAAAGTACGACACATATGCAGGCACAGATTTCATTCTACGATCATGGCAAGGGCTAGATGATGTTGTGGACACCTCTGGACCACCTCAGTCATGGTGTAGTCGAAGACGATGACCTTGAAGACGTCGCCCCTTATCACCTTGAAGGTCATGAAGTAGCCTATCTTGATCTGGTGGGCAATGGCAAATCCAAGCCACCCCTGATCGAGGCAGACAGTGCCTTTCACGTCCCTCAGCTTCACCATCTAGGAGCAACCGGTGTTCGTCTTGAGGATGATAGTCCTGGAGACGGTGCCAGGGTAGGGGCGGAAGCCTGTCGGGATTGGCAACATTTCCAACCCCAGAGACAACACCACTTTGACAAAGTGGGTTGGTCCGACGTCGTCATGGAAATGCCCAACCTTGATAGGTCTCCCCCTAGCTCTCTTGGCAGAGTTGGATTCTCCAGCTGCTTTGTTGGAGGTGCCCTCGCCAAAAGGGATGTTAGGTACATCCACCATCAGTTTGGAGCACTACAATATGAAGAAACAATTTCAATGAGCACAACAAGATGAAGGCCCACCCTCATATGATCATATGGTTGAGAGACCTAATGGTAACAAGACACAGAAGGCCTCATACCTATGAACACCACAAGTAAAGGGACTGttcgcaaactaagtctagtgtataAGCAATGTTCTTGCACAAAAGACTAGGTTTACGGCCAACCCTTTGCCTATGATTGTGCCACATTTTAAATCATTGGACAAATGAGAAACAAGATTGCAAGAATGATGTAAGCAAAACAATAAGGCCCCATACCTATGAACACCACAGGCAAAGGTATTGTccacaaactaagtctagtgtacaAGCAATGTTCTTGCATAAAGGACTAGGTTTATGGCCAACCCCTTGCCTAAGATTGTGCCACATCTTAATCATTGGCCAAAGGAGCAACATGATTCGAACAATGATGCATGCAAAATAATAAGGCCTCAAATCTACAATCACCACAATTGATGCTATTCAACCTAGGACAAGGCACAATGAGGAGTGTTTGTGCTTTTCTACAAGGTTGGATAGCATTAAATGTGGTGTAATTTGGTTGACATGTTCATATCATGGGCCATAGCATTGAACATATGACATAATAGTTGGGATCATTGAACAAAGATCAACACATGAAGTTACATCAAGTATTACAGTGCAAACATTGGCTAATTATGGTGCATTACAAGTCATGGTATCTTACATCACAAATAGCCCTAATCCTCTTAAGTTTGTCCTTGTTATTAGAACCTACTTTTAGCAGGTAATACCCGACATACTCTAGCTTTTTCCTGTCTTGTTTTAGTGCATCATTTTCTGCGCTCAAtgtctctctttctccctcccactcctccttcatAGCCCTCACTGCCTCTCTTTCCCCTCCCCTCCTCCTTCCTAGACCTCGGGATTTGTGCTTGCGTTATGTGCATGTTCTTCAGCATTGATATATCGTTCTTCAAACCCTCTAGTTCATCTTGGCCTCGATTCTGAACAAACTAGGGTACAGTCATGCCTCATAAATTGTAACAGCTACTGGAAGAGATGTTTGACCAGAACCTTATGCAATATGAAACAATATACTTTGATCACGACACTAGGTTCTAAAGAAACATCTCTCCAGTGGCTTAGCGCTACCGTGTAATCATCGACATGAACGGTAAAACTCCAATCTACCATAATGTTAACCTAAAACCTTGATATAGCCACAACGGCAGGTTCGTTGATGCCAAAACAAGGTGCAAGAACAACGGTCTACCGATTTGAAGCCAGTAATGCAGCTACGCAAGAAAGAAGACCGAACTATAACGCCAATCGAACCAGATCTAAGATGCATGTGCCAAATAATCGTAGATCGAACACCACAAAACTGCAAATCTATGAACAATCAAGCCGAAAAGCTTGGATTAGGGTCTTACCACCATGGAAGTCGTTGCCGAATAGAGCTTGAACAGGGAGAAGAAGTGGGCTGTCTACGCGACAACGACGATGGCGTCCCCATATGTCCTCCCCTCAAGCCTGCTCGCGGCGGTCTTCGATCTACCGGTGGGAGTAGAACCGCCGGTggcgagaggagagagaagggagaggagagggtgaGTGAGAACTGGCGAGAGTGAGAGGGGAGATGGGCAGTGAGGGGAATTATGGCGCGCCTTCTCACGGCGTCGCGGCGTCTCTCGCCCTTCCCGACGCGTGCAACATTCCCACCCCCTGAGCTCGCCAGCGCCTAGTCGCGGAAAAACGGTCGAATCGAACGTTCTCGTTGGGCCAAGTTTTTCCTGCATCTGAGCTGCTTTAAGAACCATGTTGTGCAGGGAATATTTTTCCAAACGACCAATTTCTAGCCCAACTCATGCGAGGCAGATCATTGTTGGCAAGTGGCAACCAATTAGGCTCATGGTTGCACACACCATATAAACGAAACAAATATTGGCTATCTGAATAAAGAAGCAAGGCGTTTTGGCTCTGGGGTGCAAACGCTCCCTTTATTTCAAATATTTTTTAAACATATTTAAAAGGGtcaaaaaattcaaataaaaaatgtTGCATGTACATCTTCGCATCATATGtgatcacaaagtcgtttcaagaAAAACCAACTTTATGTGCGGCCTTTATAAAAAGATGAACTTTGGTACTAAAATAAGCCTTTTCACTAGGCTTTTTTCGTCTTTTTTTGCATAGGCCACGGAAAATGTCAGTATCGCATGAAATTTTGCGTCAGCACATACAATGTTGAGATACATTAgcaaatatatttttataatcttttgaacatttaaaattttgttttctggttaaagggagcatatgcaccccagATCAGTACTGCATTTCTGTTACTAACACCCCCCCTACTGCGTCTCCTCTTCGTCACGTCCTCGAAGTCTCGAACTAATCCAGAATCTTCCTCCCTAAGACCGGTCATGCCCAACCTATCTTTGAATCTTCCCGGCCCCAGGTTCTGACCAAGCTACAAGCCAggcacctaagagcatctccagccgcaggGGCTTTCCAGGCCGAAATCCAGCGCTATTTAGCCGGATGGATGCATTTTTTTGATTTAAGGAGtcccattttcccagcggcgagctCAGATAGATGAAAGTTTTTGACAAGATTCGGCGAATTCAGATAAAACTAGGcgaaattcgttcaaacataagtgAAATTTagtgatatttaacatatataggcgagttcgtacatatatttgaattcggtgaGATGCAAACATAAACTAAAACTATAGCGGCCTTCTACATGcggaaatggcggtagaaggccgtgtagttggcgccgtcatcgtcgtcgctcaAGTTGCCGGCGTCCTTGGACGAcggcgcctcgtaccagcggctagAACCCCTGGCCTGGGTCGCCGGCGCTTGGCGGCGTCGGCCGGTAGAGGTCGtccccgctgctctcctcgagcttgatcagctCGACGGGCCTGGGCGCGGCGTCATTGCCGAGGccggtgcggcggcgcgggcctgGGCGCGGCGTCATTGCCGAGGACGGTGCAGCAGCGCGGACGGCGCGTCGTCGCGCGGcagccaggtccagcagccgctgctgctgctccgcctcctgccgctcccagtctcgcctggaccactccagcgcggcgtcgatggggaggGTCTTGTCGGTGGGCACCAAgtccttcagcgacctggcgatcgcctcctccACCGCGGCATGCTCGGCGCACTGGgcttcctcctcggcgagctggttcgcGG encodes:
- the LOC124653209 gene encoding SAM50-like protein SPAC17C9.06, which codes for MATTSNYLEEHYDNDEEEDDEFDGDEDDDEPSPPLSAGSEEDRLEAVLRRLTADEVRIRVHDVAIRGCARTRRAAAEAAVGSDLSRAATVPELLRAAAAAGERLRRLGAFESVSITLDAAPPGVPADGRGGVVVVLVDVTEARGAAAGGLGIFANTETRSCSVDGSLRFKNLFGYCETWDASGTLGLDQTMELGVGATIPRIGAIPTPLVARVSFLSEDWLKSSIKEHLMGVSVGLLSTMNHNIAYNLSWRTITDPARMSSSSIREQLEHSLLSSMKYTYKIDQRDSRTRPTRGFAFLSSSQVGGLAPDSKSARFVRQEFDLRVSMPLGVWNGALNAGVAAGIIHPLARGSTGSISPLPERFYLGGNKSLVCRLGGPSSLLGFKSRGLGTTGSQTCAPKNSENDSSISPELDAVGGDIALTAFADLSFDIPLKPLRELGIHGHAFFSAGNHAKLTERDIRKFPLTEFLKTFRSSAGFGVVVPTRLFRIEMNYCHILKQFDHDKAKTGIQFNFSSP